In Synechococcus sp. Nb3U1, one DNA window encodes the following:
- a CDS encoding DODA-type extradiol aromatic ring-opening family dioxygenase, with amino-acid sequence MVQFLRELGSLLPNPRALLVISAHWETPVPTVSAAAHPATLHDFYGFPPQLYQLRYPAPGDPALAARVKDLLDSAGIPTQLDPARGLDHGAWNPLLLTYPEAQLPVLQLSIQPQQDPAYHYHLGQALQPLREEGVLILASGGATHNLQELIAPTWRRHLPTAGWGEQEAEFATQPPAWVKTFDQWLADTITTGQVENLLNYRTLAPEAVRNHPRDEHLLPLFVAAGAGGSPNCWAQLFQGYTYGVLSMAAFRFGNMDSVG; translated from the coding sequence GTGGTGCAGTTCCTCCGAGAGTTGGGATCCCTTCTGCCCAACCCCCGTGCTCTTTTGGTCATTTCCGCTCACTGGGAAACGCCAGTACCTACGGTGAGTGCCGCTGCCCACCCCGCCACCCTCCACGACTTTTACGGATTTCCCCCACAGCTTTATCAACTGCGTTATCCCGCCCCAGGAGATCCGGCTCTAGCTGCCCGCGTGAAAGATCTCCTGGATTCAGCCGGGATCCCGACCCAACTTGACCCAGCACGAGGATTGGATCATGGGGCATGGAACCCACTCCTCTTGACTTATCCCGAAGCCCAGCTCCCGGTGCTGCAGTTGTCGATTCAGCCACAACAGGATCCCGCATACCACTACCATCTGGGACAAGCCCTGCAACCTTTACGAGAAGAGGGGGTGCTCATTTTGGCCAGTGGCGGTGCCACCCACAACCTACAGGAACTGATCGCGCCTACGTGGCGGAGGCATCTTCCAACAGCCGGTTGGGGAGAACAAGAAGCCGAGTTTGCCACCCAACCCCCCGCTTGGGTAAAAACCTTTGACCAATGGCTTGCCGACACCATTACCACTGGACAGGTGGAAAATCTGCTCAACTACCGAACCCTGGCCCCAGAAGCAGTGCGGAACCATCCCCGCGATGAACATTTACTGCCCCTCTTTGTGGCGGCTGGAGCCGGAGGCTCTCCCAACTGTTGGGCACAACTTTTTCAGGGCTATACCTATGGAGTGCTGAGCATGGCCGCCTTTCGCTTTGGAAACATGGATTCTGTTGGGTAG
- a CDS encoding thioredoxin domain-containing protein → MSESWAKRLRNGLIALAAVILATGLFLANQSRSAGTSLEALAQRAVPLEQAQTNAKPSLVEFYADWCTSCRSMAPVLASLKEEFAQQVNFVMLNVDNPKWLPELSRYRVNGIPHFLFLDQEGELLGSAIGEQPESVLRANLLALATGEPLDLAGSGPVSGLDRNSPVLIEQPDPRSHG, encoded by the coding sequence ATGAGCGAAAGCTGGGCAAAACGGCTGCGCAATGGGCTAATTGCTCTAGCAGCAGTGATTCTGGCAACGGGATTATTTTTGGCTAACCAAAGTCGGAGCGCCGGTACCAGCTTGGAGGCTCTGGCGCAAAGGGCCGTCCCCTTAGAACAAGCTCAGACCAATGCCAAGCCTTCTTTGGTGGAGTTTTACGCCGATTGGTGTACCAGTTGTCGGTCGATGGCGCCGGTGCTGGCCAGTCTGAAAGAGGAGTTTGCCCAACAGGTTAACTTTGTCATGCTGAATGTGGATAACCCGAAATGGTTGCCGGAACTGAGCCGCTATCGGGTGAACGGGATCCCGCATTTCCTGTTTTTGGATCAGGAAGGGGAGCTGCTGGGCTCTGCGATTGGGGAGCAGCCGGAATCGGTGTTACGTGCCAATCTGCTGGCCCTGGCCACAGGAGAGCCCTTGGATTTGGCGGGCAGTGGCCCTGTTTCCGGGTTGGATC